From Mauremys mutica isolate MM-2020 ecotype Southern chromosome 15, ASM2049712v1, whole genome shotgun sequence, one genomic window encodes:
- the LOC123350454 gene encoding calpain-12-like, whose translation MASPGITVRLIGDPSSAPAQAVPHSGQGYQELKQQCLQERRLFTDLLFDAVPSSLGYWQLGLGSENIRGLEWKRPQEICRSPKFIEEDMSRTDVMQGKLGNCWFLAAAASLTLEPRLMQRVVPRGQSFAQEDYAGIFHFQFWQYGQWVDVVVDDRLPVKNGELVFVRSCQSDEFWMPLLEKAYAKLNGSYEAMNGGYMNEAFVDFTGGVGETYQLKMPNPELFKVIRAALTKRSLMGAHIKITRQEDMEGHTPEGLVKGHAYSITGVRKLDHGGKRLKLLRLRNPWGKVEWNGRWSDHSPLWAGLEPQLQKSLRVRKEDGEFWMQMDDFLRYFDALEICSLTPDLLEEEKGLGWNICSFQGRWSTGYTAGGCRSSGLRDSFWMNPQYRVRLLEADEADLRKQRPDPSCTLLVSLMQRDRRQDRKRGKDFLPIGFEILKMPKEYLELKNVSQRRALLPSLRAVGWTSHVPMRDVTGRYRLPPGDYLIIPSTGYPMEESSFSLRIFTEKANKFLEIDDEIRADMRPLQRIPNEKEFEQTFLKLAGPDKQIDAAKLQDILNKVTAKQSQLKTDGFGLELCQKIIQHFDHSKTGKLTLPEFKHLWSKIQEWEAVFTKYDVDRSGTMNIHEMQLALDAAGFHLNHQLRETITSKYRDRYLMINFDNFLSCMVQLEAIFRQCQEYDKAGAGTITMTQKEWLELATLT comes from the exons ATGGCTTCCCCCGGGATCACCGTCCGGCTCATCGGCGACCCGAGCTCGGCGCCCGCCCAGGCCGTCCCGCACTCGGGGCAGGGGTACCAGGAGCTCAAGCAGCAATGCCTGCAGGAGCGACGCCTCTTCACCGACCTGCTCTTCGACGCCGTCCCCAGCTCACTCGGATACTGGCAACTCGGACTTGGGTCTGAGaatattagggggctggagtggAAGAGGCCACAG GAAATTTGCAGGTCCCCAAAGTTCATAGAAGAGGACATGAGCCGGACTGATGTCATGCAGGGCAAGCTGG GCAACTGCTGGTTCCTGGCTGCAGCTGCGTCTCTCACCCTCGAGCCACGGCTCATGCAGAGGGTGGTACCCAGGGGGCAAAGCTTCGCACAGGAGGACTATGCTGGCATCTTCCATTTCCAG TTCTGGCAGTACGGGCAGTGGGTGGATGTGGTGGTTGACGACCGGCTGCCGGTGAAGAACGGAGAACTGGTCTTCGTGCGCTCCTGCCAGAGCGATGAATTCTGGATGCCCCTGCTGGAGAAGGCCTATGCCAA GCTCAACGGCTCTTACGAGGCCATGAACGGCGGGTACATGAACGAGGCCTTCGTGGACTTCACGGGCGGGGTCGGGGAAACCTACCAGCTCAAGATGCCCAATCCAGAGCTCTTCAAAGTCATCCGCGCGGCGCTCACGAAGAGGTCTCTGATGGGGGCACACATCAAG ATCACCCGGCAGGAGGACATGGAGGGACACACGCCAGAGGGGCTGGTGAAGGGACACGCCTACTCCATAACGGGTGTTCGCAAG CTGGATCACGGGGGCAAGAGGCTTAAGCTGCTGAGGCTGAGGAACCCCTGGGGAAAGGTGGAGTGGAACGGCCGGTGGAGCGACCA CTCCccgctgtgggcagggctggagccccAGCTCCAGAAGAGCCTACGAGTGAGAAAGGAAGATGGGGAATTCTG GATGCAAATGGACGACTTCCTGCGGTACTTTGACGCCCTGGAGATCTGCAGCCTGACTCCAGACTTGCTGGAAGAGGAGAAGGGGCTCGGCTGGAACATCTGCTCCTTCCAGGGGCGCTGGAGCACTGGCTATACCGCCGGCGGGTGCAGGAGCTCAGGCCTTCGAG ACAGCTTCTGGATGAACCCCCAGTACCGCGTCCGCCTGCTGGAGGCGGATGAGGCCGACCTGCGGAAGCAGCGCCCGGACCCCAGCTGCACCCTGCTGGTCTCCCTGATGCAGAGGGACCGGCGCCAGGACAGGAAGCGGGGAAAGGACTTTCTGCCCATTGGCTTTGAGATCCTGAAG ATGCCCAAGGAG TACCTGGAGCTGAAGAACGTGTCCCAGAGGAGGGCGCTGCTCCCGTCTCTCCGTGCCGTGGGTTGGACCTCGCACGTGCCCATGAGGGATGTCACCGGCCGCTACAGGCTGCCGCCGGGGGATTATCTCATCATCCCCAGCACTGGCTACCCGATGGAGGAGTCCAGCTTCTCCCTGCGCATCTTCACGGAGAAGGCAAACAAGTTCCT GGAAATCGATGATGAAATCAGAGCAGACATGAGACCCCTTCAG AGAATCCCCAACGAGAAGGAGTTTGAGCAAACCTTCCTGAAGCTTGCAGGACcg GACAAGCAGATCGACGCTGCCAAACTGCAGGATATCCTGAACAAGGTCACGGCAAAGC AGAGTCAGCTGAAGACAGATGGGTTTGGCCTGGAGCTCTGCCAGAAGATCATCCAGCACTTTGAT CACAGCAAGACGGGAAAACTGACACTGCCAGAGTTCAAGCACCTGTGGAGCAAGATTCAAGAATGGGAG GCTGTCTTCACCAAGTACGACGTGGATCGCTCGGGGACGATGAACATCCATGAAATGCAGCTGGCGCTGGATGCAGCGG GTTTTCACTTGAACCACCAGCTGAGGGAGACCATCACGAGCAAATACCGCGACCGTTACCTGATGATCAACTTCGACAACTTCCTGTCCTGCATGGTGCAGCTGGAAGCCATCTTCA GGCAGTGCCAAGAGTATGACAAAGCCGGTGCTGGGACGATCACCATGACGCAGAAGGAG